A window of Phycisphaerae bacterium genomic DNA:
ATCCGCAGGGTCATCATCACCGGATCGTCAACTCCGGGCAACTCCCCCAAGCCAGTCCTCTCCACCATCGACCGGACCGCAAACGAGACGGCGTTCGAGCAATCGGAATCGCTCGAACGCCGAGATGCACTTGCCGCCCCAAGAGAACGGCACCGCTACATTTCCAGGCGAGGCAACCGTCCACCCGGGCTCTATGGCCGCGGCGCTCCACCTCGGGGTGGAACACTCTCCCCGGCAACGGTTCGTACGCCTTCATCAACCTCAAGCATGGCCAGTTGAGAAGCCACACCTGGCTCGTTGTGGTTCAACTCGTGCGCCTTACGCAGCGAGTCAAACGCCATGGCTCGATCGCCGGTCCTGATATACAGCCGGCCCAGCTCGCTGTACGCCCGGGCCGCACGGGGGTTCGTCGTCAGGGCAAGCTTGTAGACCCGCAAAGCCTCATCATACTCCCCCCGGTCTCGATACTGATTGCCTAAGACGACATAGTGCTCCCAGTGCCCGCGGTTCGTGTCGGCCACATCCTTGGCCACCGTCAGTGCCTGATCATACTTTCCGCGGGCCTCAAGAGCCTCGGTCTTGGCGTCGATAGCGGCCAGGTAGTTCGGCCAGCTCTTCACCGCTTCCGAAAAGTACAGCACCGACGTGTCGAGTTCCCGACACGCCGAGGCAACGTCGCCGTCCCGGAACTTGCGTGCAGCCATGGCCCGATAATTGAGCCCCATGTAGTAGTTCGTCTGAGGATCCGTGCGCTTGATCTCCAGGGCCTCACGCAGCGTGGCCGTCGATTCCACATACTGCTGGTTGCGGAACTGCTCAATGCCCGCTTCGCGAAGGTCCTTCAGGTCGGGCGCGCAACCCGTCAAAAACCCGACCACAGACCCCAGAAATACCAGCGCGGCAAACCCCAGACCCATCTTCGTTTGGACGACCGTGTTACGCATAGCCGCAGCCTCCCTGACCATGGCTTGACACATCCCTGTCCGCAACATCATAGGCCCGAGCGGGGTCGGGTTCAATCGATCCGGGGGCTATAATACCGTCGATGATCAAGCCAACACAACGCTTCGTACTGCTACGCCATGTAATATCGGACAACCGTCACTGGGATCTGATGCTGGAAAAAGGCAACCACTTGGCGACTTGGCGACTCTTGACCCATCCTTCATCACTGGCGTCGGCCGGTCCAACCGATCAACTGCCAGCCGAACGCATCGCCGATCATCGCCTGGCCTATCTCACCTACGAAGGCCCGGTCTCGGGGGGGCGAGGCGAAGTCACTCGAGAGGACGCCGGAGAATATGAGGTCTGCCACGAATCCACCGATGTCTGGCGGGTAAGACTGACGGGAAACCGACTGAACGGGCTCTTCGATCTCCCCATCGCGACTGGAAAAGGGTATGTCCGACGGGCAAGCCCTGTCAGCGACTCCGGCGAGAGCCCAACGGCTCCAACGTGAGAATCAGGATCCCCGGCTCTGCCCTGACCTCCGCAATGCGAAACCGCCGCTGAACATTGGGCCAGTCCCACTCGTTGGGCAGTAGGATCCCCTCAAACAGACCCGTGAGCGAAGGAATCGGCCACTCGACTTGCCCGCGGCCTCCCCTGCTCCGCAAAGCAGCGTCAATCCTGCCCAGTTGATCCTCGATCAGAACTCGTGGCACAGGCAGTGAACCGCAAGTGACGTCCGTGAGCCATACCCGGATGCCCTTCTCCTCGACATGAGCCTGCACCTTGAGGCTCAGCACCGTCTCCACCCCGCCGCTGCGGGCGGCTACCGCCAGACGAGCACCATCAGGCTCAATCACCACCATCGGATCACGCAGCCCGGAAGGAAGCCATTTGCGGGTCATCGGGTCAATGGCCTCGCGCCCTGCCACCCAGGT
This region includes:
- a CDS encoding tetratricopeptide repeat protein; this translates as MRNTVVQTKMGLGFAALVFLGSVVGFLTGCAPDLKDLREAGIEQFRNQQYVESTATLREALEIKRTDPQTNYYMGLNYRAMAARKFRDGDVASACRELDTSVLYFSEAVKSWPNYLAAIDAKTEALEARGKYDQALTVAKDVADTNRGHWEHYVVLGNQYRDRGEYDEALRVYKLALTTNPRAARAYSELGRLYIRTGDRAMAFDSLRKAHELNHNEPGVASQLAMLEVDEGVRTVAGESVPPRGGAPRP